A single Planctomycetota bacterium DNA region contains:
- a CDS encoding type II toxin-antitoxin system HicB family antitoxin, producing the protein MLTIEVEREDDGRWIAEVAELSGVLAYGQTRQEAIDRAQALSLRVMADRLEHGESIPAMAGVFAVAS; encoded by the coding sequence ATGTTGACGATTGAAGTCGAACGTGAAGACGACGGGCGTTGGATTGCCGAAGTAGCCGAGCTGTCGGGCGTCTTGGCTTACGGCCAAACGCGGCAAGAAGCAATCGATCGAGCGCAAGCCCTCTCGTTGCGAGTCATGGCCGACCGCTTGGAACATGGCGAATCGATCCCTGCAATGGCAGGCGTATTCGCCGTCGCGTCATGA
- a CDS encoding type II toxin-antitoxin system HicA family toxin: protein MSSWPACKAQRVLAALLRIGWTIKRQSGSHRVLMRAGWPDFVFAFHEGEEIGPRMLARIAKRTGLTPSDL, encoded by the coding sequence ATGAGTTCCTGGCCGGCGTGCAAGGCACAGCGAGTGCTGGCCGCCTTATTGCGCATCGGCTGGACGATCAAACGGCAATCGGGCTCTCACCGAGTATTGATGCGCGCGGGCTGGCCCGATTTCGTCTTTGCCTTTCACGAGGGTGAAGAAATTGGACCGCGCATGTTGGCACGCATTGCCAAACGAACCGGACTCACGCCGAGCGACTTGTAA